The Misgurnus anguillicaudatus chromosome 15, ASM2758022v2, whole genome shotgun sequence genome has a window encoding:
- the slc28a1 gene encoding sodium/nucleoside cotransporter 1 — protein sequence MTNKEDLQLTTVSCANEEGLDNPAFVKDDKSSNDSDSDKEESEKDSKSCLRKACIPITATETFFKAHSKIIKYIALAIFAAGYVAYFIAACILNFQRAIALVVLTCFGVLVIVSEVVHKYKGDSIRRFFKPAQRWFKSNMRWIKWVFVVIVLGLLVAWLVVDTRKRPEQLISFGGVCLFVIVIFLFSAHRTAVRWRTVFWGLGLQFAIGLFVIRTEPGLIAFEWLGQQVQTFLNYTKAGSSFVFGNLIENIFAFQALPIVVFFSSVMSVLYYLGVMQWVIMKISWVMQVTMGTSPTETLSVAGNIFVGQTEAPLLIRPYLKDMTKSEIHAVMTGGFATIAGSVMGAFISFGIDASALISASVMAAPCALSISKLSYPETEKSKFTSKSQIKVDGGGEQNVLEAVSGGASASIGLVANIAANLIAFLAILDFINAALSWLGGMVGYPEVTFQLICSYVFMPVAFMMGIPYDESFIVAELIGIKLFLNEFVAYEKLSELKMNRLNGSLLNGPDRNWISVRSEIISTYALCGFANFSSLGIVIGGLSSICPPRKGDISAIVLRALFTGTCVSLINACIAGILFVPPLDCVGVFQNSVFNSTVPDIKTCCYDLFKSAENITGSISFEGSWVQIKNATMYFTNCCGLFSEPVCM from the exons ATGA CGAACAAAGAGGATTTACAGTTGACAACTGTCTCATGTGCGAATGAAGAAGGATTAGATAATCCAGCATTTGTGAAG GACGATAAATCATCAAATGACAGTGACAGTGATAAAGAAGAGTCAGAAAAGGATTCAAAATCATGCTTAAG AAAAGCTTGCATACCCATCACAGCCACAGAGACCTTCTTCAAGGCTCACTCCAAAATAATCAAATACATCGCTCTGGCAATATTTGCTGCAG GTTATGTGGCATACTTCATTGCTGCCTGTATTTTGAATTTCCAGAGGGCAATTGCTTTGGTTGTCCTCACTTGTTTTGGGGTGCTCGTCATTGTGTCCGAAGTAGTGCATAAGTATAAGGGTGACAGCATAAGGAGATTCTTTAAGCCGGCTCAAAGGTGGTTTAAATCTAACATGAGATGGATAAAATG GGTGTTTGTAGTAATTGTGCTGGGATTGCTGGTGGCGTGGTTGGTGGTCGACACACGAAAGCGTCCAGAACAGCTCATCTCTTTTGGAGGTGTCTGCCTCTTTGTTATTGTCATATTTCTGTTCTCTGCACACAGAACTGCG GTGCGATGGAGGACGGTCTTTTGGGGACTTGGTTTACAGTTTGCCATCGGCCTGTTTGTCATAAGAACAGAACCAGGTCTCATAGCCTTCGAATGGCTCGGACAGCAAGTTCAG ACATTTTTGAACTACACAAAAGCAGGCTCATCATTTGTGTTTGGAAACCTGATTGAAAACATCTTTGCGTTCCAG GCTCTTCCTATAGTTGTGTTCTTCAGCAGTGTAATGTCTGTTCTGTACTACTTGGGTGTGATGCAGTGGGTTATTATGAAG ATATCCTGGGTTATGCAAGTCACGATGGGAACGTCCCCTACAGAGACTCTCAGTGTGGCAGGAAATATATTTGTTGGACAG ACAGAGGCACCCCTCCTAATTCGTCCTTATTTGAAAGACATGACTAAATCAGAGATTCATGCTGTCATGACTGGAGGATTTGCCACCATCGCTGGGAGCGTTATGGGTGCTTTCATCTCATTTGGG ATTGATGCCTCAGCTTTGATCTCAGCATCTGTAATGGCGGCCCCATGTGCCTTATCCATCTCCAAACTGTCTTACCCTGAAACTGAGAAGAGCAAGTTCACTTCTAAGAGTCAGATTAAAGTTGATGGCGG TGGTGAGCAGAACGTCTTAGAAGCTGTCAGTGGTGGAGCATCTGCATCTATAGGACTTGTGGCCAACATCGCTGCTAACCTGATTGCTTTCCTCGCTATTTTGGACTTTATCAATGCAGCTCTCAGCTGGTTAGGAGGAATGGTTGGATACcctgaagttacttttcag TTGATCTGCTCTTACGTCTTTATGCCTGTGGCCTTTATGATGGGGATTCCATACGATGAATCATTTATTGTGGCTGAACTTATTGGTATCAAACTCTTCCTCAATGAGTTCGTAGCCTATGAGAAGCTGTCAGAGCTCAAAATGAACAGACTTAATGGCAGTTTGCTAAATGGTCCAGACAGAAATTGGATTTCA GTTCGATCAGAAATCATCTCCACTTATGCTTTGTGTGGCTTTGCTAACTTTAGTTCTCTTGGCATTGTTATTGGAGGCTTGT CCTCTATTTGTCCACCAAGAAAGGGTGATATATCTGCTATAGTGCTTAGGGCCCTGTTTACAGGCACATGTGTTTCACTGATCAATGCCTGTATTGCTG GTATACTTTTTGTCCCTCCATTGGACTGTGTGGGTGTGTTTCAGAATTCAGTCTTCAATAGCACTGTCCCCGACATTAAAACTTGTTGTTATgatctttttaaaag tgctgAAAACATCACTGGATCAATTTCCTTTGAAGGCTCCTGGGTTCAAATAAAAAACGCTACGATGTACTTCACCAACTGTTGTGGTCTCTTCAGTGAACCTGTTTGCATGTAG